In Papaver somniferum cultivar HN1 chromosome 1, ASM357369v1, whole genome shotgun sequence, a genomic segment contains:
- the LOC113338986 gene encoding major latex protein 146-like translates to MADAMGFEAEVKCSADMFYGFFKNKITQLANHFPEIYKSIQVIKGDGPSVGSAWLWKMELGGRFITEKSEMIAVNSENKSITWNFLDGGDVMNLYRSFQIKLVSVTPTGQGSCLVKWSVSFENALGDLPIPTAFINLLHMISRELPSRILKQG, encoded by the exons ATGGCTGATGCAATGGGGTTTGAAGCTGAAGTCAAGTGCTCTGCCGATATGTTTTATGGATTTTTCAAGAACAAAATAACCCAACTGGCGAATCACTTCCCCGAAATTTATAAGAGCATTCAAGTTATCAAAGGAGATGGACCTAGTGTTGGCAGTGCCTGGCTCTGGAAAATGGAACTCG GTGGTCGTTTCATTACAGAGAAGTCGGAGATGATAGCTGTGAACAGTGAAAATAAGTCCATTACTTGGAACTTTTTGGATGGAGGAGACGTGATGAATCTTTACAGAAGCTTTCAGATCAAACTGGTCTCAGTTACTCCGACTGGTCAGGGATCCTGTTTGGTGAAATGGTCTGTAAGTTTTGAGAATGCTCTAGGAGATCTCCCTATTCCAACTGCTTTTATCAATTTGCTGCATATGATTTCTAGAGAGTTGCCTTCTCGGATACTCAAACAGGGTTAA